From a single Equus asinus isolate D_3611 breed Donkey chromosome 2, EquAss-T2T_v2, whole genome shotgun sequence genomic region:
- the DYDC2 gene encoding LOW QUALITY PROTEIN: DPY30 domain-containing protein 2 (The sequence of the model RefSeq protein was modified relative to this genomic sequence to represent the inferred CDS: substituted 1 base at 1 genomic stop codon), producing the protein METNYLKRCLGDCLAQALAEVAKVRPSDPIEYLAHWLYHYRKTAKAREEERQEEIQLKAECGNSLGETEVTEMLTQEECQIPQRGEKCHRSLISVASPTKKTVFLQESTKPLAKEALKQASLPGASRVVPGEPQQTSEPSGXTDWNVQTPQETNYEAFEDEVAP; encoded by the exons ATGGAAACCAACTACCTGAAGAGGTGCCTCGGAGACTGCCTGGCCCAGGCACTTGCCGAGGTGGCAAAGGTTCGGCCCAGCGACCCCATAGAGTACCTGGCACACTGGCTTTATCATTACAGGAAAACCGCTAAGGCCAGAGAAGAG gagaggcaggaggagatcCAGCTAAAGGCAGAATGTGGTAATAGCCTCGGAGAAACAGAAGTAACGGAAATGCTAACGCAAGAAGAGTGTCAGATTCCACAGAGGGGTGAAAAGT GTCACAGG TCCCTGATTTCTGTGGCTAGTCCCACAAAGAAGACCGTCTTCCTGCAGGAGAGCACAAAGCCCCTTGCGAAGGAGGCTTTGAAGCAGGCATCCCTGCCGGGCGCTTCCAGGGTGGTTCCGGGAGAGCCTCAGCAGACTTCAGAGCCATCTGGCTAGACTGACTGGAACGTCCAAACTCCACAAGAGACAAATTACGAGGCTTTTGAGGATGAAGTTGCTCCCTAA